Proteins encoded by one window of Pseudonocardia alni:
- a CDS encoding universal stress protein, which produces MNDANESPEVVGVDGSESALKAVRWAARDAAAAGRPLRLVAVATDPPLLADAGPQVWAELRAATVAAAEDHLRAAAAAVAPLLPPERVGTVVRDGRPAAVLADESRHAAAVVVGNRGRGGFRGLLLGSTGVALTASAHCPLVVVRGNEAADGPVVVGVDGSDGSEAALAYAVETAAQRRTALVAVRAWGEPAMDPAVAVLLDTVELRRAQAEELEQAVAALREKYPDVPVTTHVTHGSPAAALKGASAEAGMVVVGARGRGGLAGLVLGSVAQSLVHHAACPVAVVRPEVSRRVAG; this is translated from the coding sequence ATGAACGATGCGAACGAGTCCCCCGAAGTCGTCGGTGTCGACGGGTCGGAGTCCGCGCTGAAGGCGGTGCGGTGGGCGGCCCGGGACGCGGCCGCGGCCGGACGCCCCCTGCGCCTGGTCGCGGTGGCCACGGACCCGCCGCTGCTTGCCGACGCCGGACCCCAGGTGTGGGCCGAGCTGAGGGCGGCCACCGTCGCGGCGGCCGAGGACCACCTCCGGGCGGCGGCCGCGGCGGTGGCCCCGCTCCTGCCCCCCGAGCGGGTCGGGACCGTCGTCCGGGACGGGAGACCGGCCGCGGTGCTCGCCGACGAGTCACGGCACGCCGCGGCCGTCGTGGTCGGCAACCGCGGACGAGGTGGCTTCCGCGGTCTGCTGCTGGGGTCGACGGGTGTCGCACTGACCGCGTCGGCGCACTGCCCGCTCGTCGTCGTACGGGGGAACGAGGCCGCCGACGGCCCCGTCGTCGTCGGGGTGGACGGGTCGGACGGCTCCGAGGCGGCACTCGCCTACGCCGTCGAGACGGCCGCGCAGCGGCGGACCGCACTGGTCGCCGTACGGGCCTGGGGGGAACCGGCCATGGATCCGGCGGTCGCGGTGCTGCTCGACACGGTGGAGCTGCGCCGCGCGCAGGCCGAGGAGCTGGAGCAGGCGGTGGCGGCGCTGCGCGAGAAGTACCCGGACGTACCGGTCACGACGCACGTGACCCACGGCTCGCCCGCGGCGGCCCTGAAGGGGGCCTCGGCCGAGGCGGGGATGGTCGTCGTCGGTGCGCGTGGACGGGGAGGTCTCGCCGGTCTCGTCCTGGGCTCGGTCGCCCAGTCCCTGGTGCACCACGCCGCCTGCCCGGTGGCCGTCGTCCGTCCCGAGGTCTCCCGGCGGGTGGCGGGATGA
- a CDS encoding universal stress protein: MTGPAAAGPRVLVGFDGSPAAIAALGVAADLLPGADATVLHLWTPPFAGDVLRRRLVDRARTVDELMGLVEQEGAAEAQRVARLGCVVARAEGWTATARVARSYGGDGLRFAAVAQESGADLVLVGARGLSGVSAVLDSTTDLVVQHSPVPVLVVPFPMLVDERERARTGPVVVGWDGSPGAAQALHEAEALFPGRPRVAVVVGDDDRGAVPLDGDGRGVTLRRVPAPHPVPGPARATARALAEAARREAASVVVVGSRGRSTWRTELLGSTALAVLRRTHVPVLVVPAAARVTCGAEPVGSGAESS, encoded by the coding sequence ATGACGGGTCCGGCGGCGGCCGGCCCCCGCGTGCTGGTCGGGTTCGACGGGTCGCCTGCCGCGATCGCCGCACTGGGGGTGGCCGCCGACCTGCTGCCCGGCGCCGACGCGACCGTGCTGCACCTGTGGACGCCACCCTTCGCCGGGGACGTCCTGCGACGCCGGCTCGTCGACCGGGCCCGCACCGTCGACGAGCTGATGGGGCTCGTCGAGCAGGAGGGTGCCGCCGAGGCCCAACGGGTGGCACGGCTCGGCTGCGTCGTCGCCCGGGCGGAGGGGTGGACGGCCACGGCGCGGGTGGCACGCAGCTACGGCGGCGACGGCCTGCGCTTCGCGGCCGTGGCCCAGGAGAGCGGTGCGGACCTGGTGCTCGTCGGGGCCCGCGGCCTGAGCGGCGTCTCCGCGGTGCTGGACAGCACGACCGACCTCGTCGTCCAGCACAGCCCCGTTCCGGTGCTCGTCGTGCCGTTCCCGATGCTCGTCGACGAACGCGAGCGGGCCCGGACGGGGCCGGTGGTCGTCGGGTGGGACGGGTCGCCGGGGGCGGCGCAGGCGCTGCACGAGGCCGAGGCGCTGTTCCCCGGACGGCCCCGGGTCGCCGTCGTCGTCGGCGACGACGATCGGGGCGCGGTGCCGCTCGACGGCGACGGCCGCGGGGTGACCCTGCGGCGGGTGCCGGCCCCGCACCCGGTGCCCGGCCCGGCGCGGGCGACCGCCCGCGCCCTGGCCGAGGCGGCCCGTCGGGAGGCGGCGTCGGTCGTCGTGGTGGGGTCTCGGGGGCGGTCCACCTGGCGGACGGAGCTGCTCGGGAGCACGGCGCTGGCCGTGCTGCGGCGTACCCACGTCCCGGTGCTGGTGGTTCCGGCGGCGGCACGGGTCACCTGCGGTGCCGAGCCGGTCGGGTCGGGCGCGGAGAGCAGCTGA
- a CDS encoding MFS transporter produces the protein MDQHAPPKKMGRLAAAAVFATALEWFDFLIYATAAALVFGHLFFPSVSPVAGTLASFATFAVGFVARPLGGIIAGHVGDRFGRKPPLVAAMLLMGVATFAIGVLPGYATIGIWAPILLVVARLVQGLGVGAQWGGAALLLTEHAPVERRGFYGSLVQTGAIAGAVAGNLFFLLLTTILSEEQFIAWGWRVPFLSGLALVLIGAYVQLKIEDTPVFHDLQQRSAESRRDAGLRKAPLVQAVRHYWREILQAAGAFFVVNATFYILISGMLSYATTQVGMSRSAILWCVMGAGLTQVVSMPFFGGLTDRMGSRKKLYLTGTVLMAVWAFPMFLLIDTGSLPLVFLALLVGFTIHATMYGPQATLYAEMFPADVRYSGASLGYQFASVFAGGLAPFIMTALLAGTGASWSVALYIIATAVVTFVAVVTLKERYRRDLYETSDAEAAGSVATPG, from the coding sequence ATGGACCAGCACGCTCCCCCGAAGAAGATGGGCCGGCTCGCTGCCGCGGCGGTCTTCGCCACCGCGCTCGAATGGTTCGACTTCCTCATCTACGCCACGGCCGCCGCCCTCGTGTTCGGGCACCTGTTCTTCCCCTCGGTCAGCCCGGTGGCCGGCACCCTGGCCTCCTTCGCGACGTTCGCCGTCGGCTTCGTCGCGCGACCGCTCGGCGGCATCATCGCCGGGCACGTCGGCGACCGCTTCGGCCGCAAGCCCCCGCTGGTCGCCGCCATGCTGCTGATGGGCGTGGCGACGTTCGCGATCGGCGTCCTGCCCGGGTACGCGACCATCGGGATCTGGGCACCGATCCTGCTGGTGGTCGCCCGCCTGGTCCAGGGCCTGGGCGTCGGCGCCCAGTGGGGCGGCGCCGCGCTGCTGCTCACCGAGCACGCCCCGGTCGAACGGCGCGGGTTCTACGGGTCGCTCGTGCAGACCGGCGCCATCGCAGGAGCGGTCGCGGGCAACCTCTTCTTCCTCCTGCTGACCACCATCCTGTCCGAGGAGCAGTTCATCGCCTGGGGTTGGCGCGTCCCGTTCCTCTCCGGCCTCGCCCTGGTCCTGATCGGCGCCTACGTGCAGCTCAAGATCGAGGACACCCCGGTGTTCCACGACCTGCAGCAACGGTCGGCGGAGTCCCGGCGCGACGCCGGACTGCGCAAGGCACCGCTCGTCCAGGCCGTGCGGCACTACTGGCGCGAGATCCTCCAGGCCGCGGGCGCGTTCTTCGTCGTCAACGCCACCTTCTACATCCTGATCAGCGGGATGCTGAGCTACGCCACCACACAGGTCGGCATGTCCCGGTCGGCGATCCTGTGGTGCGTCATGGGCGCGGGCCTGACACAGGTCGTGTCGATGCCGTTCTTCGGCGGTCTGACCGACCGGATGGGCTCGCGGAAGAAGCTCTACCTCACCGGCACGGTGCTGATGGCGGTCTGGGCCTTCCCGATGTTCCTGCTGATCGACACCGGCTCGCTGCCGCTGGTGTTCCTCGCCCTGCTGGTCGGGTTCACCATCCACGCGACGATGTACGGCCCCCAGGCCACCCTGTACGCCGAGATGTTCCCGGCGGACGTCCGCTACTCGGGTGCCTCGCTGGGCTACCAGTTCGCCTCGGTGTTCGCCGGCGGTCTCGCCCCGTTCATCATGACCGCGTTGCTGGCGGGCACGGGTGCCTCCTGGTCGGTCGCGCTCTACATCATCGCCACGGCCGTGGTCACCTTCGTCGCGGTGGTGACGCTGAAGGAGCGCTACCGCCGCGACCTCTACGAGACCTCCGACGCCGAGGCGGCCGGATCCGTCGCCACCCCGGGCTGA
- a CDS encoding TetR/AcrR family transcriptional regulator, whose protein sequence is MNDRSPTLVAETGRRNEAAILNAAIHAFGTQGFNGASMRDVARGAETSLSNLYNYFPSKSKLLAAALQHANAELRSRVLSAVELAGDDAPSRMREAVRAHVGFVVEHQTATLVATNELRYLDPEDRAALVEDRDATQDAFERIVAQGVADGAFRTPYATDAARTILGAVAAIASWYRPDGALGRGQLAEQYARYALALLEAPLTH, encoded by the coding sequence ATGAACGACCGTTCCCCGACCCTGGTCGCCGAGACGGGGCGGCGGAACGAGGCCGCGATCCTCAACGCCGCGATCCACGCCTTCGGCACCCAGGGCTTCAACGGCGCCTCGATGCGCGACGTGGCCCGCGGCGCCGAGACCAGCCTGTCCAACCTCTACAACTACTTCCCGTCGAAGTCGAAGCTGCTCGCCGCGGCGCTGCAACACGCCAACGCCGAGTTGCGCAGCCGCGTCCTGTCGGCCGTGGAGCTGGCCGGCGACGACGCCCCGTCCCGCATGCGCGAGGCGGTCCGCGCGCACGTCGGGTTCGTCGTCGAACACCAGACGGCGACCCTGGTGGCGACCAACGAGCTCCGCTACCTCGACCCCGAGGACCGCGCCGCACTGGTGGAGGACCGGGACGCCACCCAGGACGCCTTCGAGCGCATCGTCGCCCAGGGCGTCGCCGACGGAGCCTTCCGCACGCCCTACGCCACCGACGCGGCACGCACGATCCTCGGTGCCGTCGCGGCGATCGCGAGCTGGTACCGCCCGGACGGCGCACTGGGCCGCGGCCAGCTCGCCGAGCAGTACGCGCGCTACGCCCTCGCCCTGCTCGAGGCCCCCCTCACGCACTGA
- a CDS encoding hotdog domain-containing protein produces the protein MSTSATTGSPVYAGGPGAGAAAPHFEDFEVGQVYTGPARSFSAAVVAAFAEVSGDRAALHTEHGRSADGRPLVHGPLGLAGFFGWHHERGLSGHVEAAFDTHWDFVAPIHVGDSVTYEMTVTRTRRTSALRNGVVGRHVVVRNQHDEIVQVGRSAALVTAREAVDDRRARLGRSFPSVEWARALAPALGESAAFTRATGTWDGTLGLRLGGDLVVFRVYKGRVLEAGTRTPDGPTFVVSAPDVVWAGLLTGPRNDFTERTLRDEFEVEGSAYEYLRLTAAVVALVDEARAFARTEGTR, from the coding sequence ATGAGCACCAGTGCCACCACCGGGTCGCCGGTGTACGCCGGTGGGCCCGGGGCAGGGGCGGCCGCGCCCCACTTCGAGGACTTCGAGGTCGGGCAGGTCTACACCGGCCCGGCACGGAGCTTCTCCGCGGCGGTGGTCGCGGCCTTCGCCGAGGTCAGCGGGGACCGGGCCGCGCTGCACACCGAGCACGGCCGGTCCGCCGACGGCCGCCCGCTGGTCCACGGTCCGCTGGGCCTGGCCGGCTTCTTCGGCTGGCACCACGAGCGCGGCCTGTCGGGGCACGTCGAGGCGGCGTTCGACACGCACTGGGATTTCGTGGCGCCGATCCACGTCGGCGACTCGGTCACCTACGAGATGACGGTGACCCGCACCCGTCGCACGTCGGCACTGCGCAACGGTGTCGTCGGCAGGCACGTGGTGGTCCGCAACCAGCACGACGAGATCGTGCAGGTGGGCCGGTCGGCTGCGCTGGTCACGGCGCGCGAGGCGGTCGACGACCGCCGCGCCCGGCTCGGCCGGTCCTTCCCGTCCGTGGAGTGGGCGCGGGCACTGGCCCCCGCGCTCGGCGAGTCGGCCGCGTTCACCCGGGCCACCGGCACTTGGGACGGCACCCTCGGCCTGCGCCTCGGCGGCGACCTGGTGGTGTTCCGTGTCTACAAGGGACGGGTGCTCGAGGCCGGGACCCGGACACCGGACGGGCCGACGTTCGTCGTCTCCGCGCCCGACGTCGTGTGGGCCGGGCTGCTGACCGGTCCGCGGAACGACTTCACCGAGCGGACCCTGCGCGACGAGTTCGAGGTCGAGGGCAGTGCCTACGAGTACCTGCGGCTGACCGCGGCGGTCGTCGCGCTGGTCGACGAGGCGCGGGCGTTCGCCCGCACGGAGGGGACACGATGA
- a CDS encoding alpha/beta fold hydrolase: MRADYVEVGGTRAFVLEEGAGQPVLCLHTAGQNGVQWREVQPRLAELGYRVVVPDLPGHGRSEPAPGGPVRDLGVYAQWCEELMDRLGMDRPFVVGCSIGGAITLQLAVRRGERLAGAVALAAHGGTDSAMLSVRGLERELVDSAAPSRSDRTYLGTLAVVGRRVAAERAELIARMHRREDPEISTSDLIGWATHDVLAELDGVACPTHLVVGDDDLWLDPADVRRAAELIPDSRYTLLDGIGHYPMEEVEGFADVLHGWLGELGARESRGAA, encoded by the coding sequence ATGAGGGCCGACTACGTCGAGGTGGGCGGGACCCGCGCCTTCGTGCTGGAGGAGGGCGCGGGGCAGCCGGTGCTGTGCCTGCACACGGCGGGTCAGAACGGTGTGCAGTGGCGGGAGGTCCAGCCGCGGCTCGCCGAGCTGGGCTACCGGGTGGTGGTCCCGGACCTGCCGGGGCACGGTCGCTCGGAGCCCGCCCCCGGCGGCCCGGTGCGGGACCTGGGTGTCTACGCCCAGTGGTGCGAGGAGCTCATGGACCGGCTCGGGATGGACCGGCCCTTCGTGGTGGGTTGTTCCATCGGGGGCGCCATCACCCTGCAGCTCGCGGTGCGCCGCGGCGAGCGCCTGGCCGGCGCCGTCGCGCTGGCGGCGCACGGCGGCACCGACTCCGCCATGCTGAGCGTCCGCGGGCTGGAACGTGAGCTGGTCGACTCGGCCGCGCCCAGCCGGTCGGACCGGACCTACCTCGGGACGCTCGCCGTCGTCGGGCGGCGGGTGGCGGCCGAGCGGGCGGAGCTGATCGCGCGCATGCACCGCCGCGAGGACCCCGAGATCTCCACCAGCGACCTCATCGGCTGGGCCACCCACGACGTGCTGGCGGAGCTCGACGGCGTGGCCTGCCCGACCCACCTCGTCGTCGGGGACGACGACCTGTGGCTCGACCCCGCCGACGTCCGGCGCGCCGCCGAGCTCATCCCGGACTCCCGCTACACCCTGCTGGACGGCATCGGGCACTATCCGATGGAGGAGGTCGAGGGCTTCGCCGACGTCCTGCACGGCTGGCTCGGTGAGCTGGGCGCCCGCGAGAGCCGGGGTGCCGCATGA
- a CDS encoding AMP-binding protein, translated as MTGRATTLADLLADTAAAAPESTVVIDGGPAPRRVTRAELVARVLTLREDLRAHGVGEGDCVGVWLPNWSESLVAQFAAAALGAHVIGINTRYGVADVAHVLDRARPRVVLIAHDFLGLDLRARLREAVAEADVPAPGIAVVTGPGRPPADQAAAATYDVGAGAWVPGPPSGAADPQALRGTRDALAVAFTTSGSTGMPKLAAHLGSGVATHARNVAAAGGWDAESVSLVVLPLSGVFGYVPALAAIAAGGAALLEPTFDDDLVVAHMGEFGVTHLACADDVAGRLMESHRAHGGDLSACRRLLIGDFYGKSIQVAEWAEKETGTPTMGIFGSSELFSLLSFWHEHDPAPARWRAGGRPVSPDIEVRAVDPVTGGPPPAGEPGELQFRGYAVVDGYLGDTDGAIRARSFTADGWFRSGDLGTVHPDGAFDYAGRMGDSFRLRGFLVEPAEIEIRLAEHPDVARSKVVGVTVDGDTRAVAFVEAVPGTTPDPAALRAWCAQALATFKVPDSVHLVEQMPTTVGTNGSKIKAAALRELAARLYSSTEVPT; from the coding sequence ATGACCGGCCGCGCGACCACCCTGGCCGACCTGCTGGCCGACACCGCCGCGGCCGCCCCGGAGAGCACCGTGGTCATCGACGGCGGGCCCGCCCCGCGCCGCGTCACCCGCGCGGAGCTGGTCGCACGCGTCCTCACGTTGCGCGAGGACCTGCGGGCCCACGGCGTCGGCGAGGGCGACTGCGTGGGCGTGTGGCTGCCGAACTGGTCCGAGTCGCTGGTGGCGCAGTTCGCCGCGGCCGCGCTCGGTGCCCACGTCATCGGCATCAACACCCGTTACGGCGTGGCGGACGTCGCGCACGTCCTGGACCGGGCCCGGCCGCGGGTGGTGCTGATCGCCCACGACTTCCTCGGCCTGGACCTGCGGGCGAGGCTGCGCGAGGCGGTCGCCGAGGCGGACGTGCCCGCCCCCGGCATCGCCGTCGTGACCGGACCCGGCCGCCCGCCCGCGGACCAGGCCGCCGCCGCGACCTACGACGTCGGCGCGGGGGCCTGGGTGCCCGGCCCGCCGTCGGGTGCGGCCGACCCGCAGGCGCTGCGCGGCACCCGGGACGCCCTGGCCGTGGCGTTCACGACCTCCGGCTCGACCGGCATGCCGAAGCTCGCCGCCCACCTCGGCAGCGGCGTGGCCACCCACGCCCGGAACGTCGCCGCCGCGGGCGGCTGGGACGCGGAGTCGGTCAGCCTGGTCGTGCTGCCGCTGTCCGGGGTCTTCGGCTACGTCCCGGCGCTCGCCGCGATCGCCGCCGGCGGGGCGGCGCTGCTGGAGCCCACGTTCGACGACGACCTGGTCGTGGCCCACATGGGCGAGTTCGGGGTGACGCACCTGGCCTGCGCGGACGACGTGGCCGGGCGGCTGATGGAGAGCCACCGCGCCCACGGCGGCGACCTGTCCGCGTGCCGCCGCCTGCTCATCGGGGACTTCTACGGCAAGTCGATCCAGGTCGCGGAATGGGCCGAGAAGGAGACCGGCACCCCGACCATGGGGATCTTCGGCTCCAGCGAGCTGTTCTCGCTGCTGTCGTTCTGGCACGAGCACGACCCGGCGCCCGCGCGCTGGCGGGCGGGCGGTCGACCCGTGTCCCCGGACATCGAGGTGCGCGCCGTCGACCCGGTCACGGGCGGGCCGCCGCCCGCGGGCGAGCCCGGCGAGCTGCAGTTCCGCGGCTACGCCGTGGTCGACGGCTACCTCGGCGACACCGACGGTGCGATCCGTGCGCGCTCGTTCACCGCCGACGGCTGGTTCCGCTCCGGCGACCTGGGCACGGTCCACCCGGACGGCGCGTTCGACTACGCGGGCCGGATGGGCGACTCGTTCCGGCTGCGCGGCTTCCTCGTGGAGCCCGCCGAGATCGAGATCCGCCTCGCCGAGCACCCGGACGTGGCCCGGAGCAAGGTCGTCGGCGTCACCGTGGACGGGGACACCAGGGCCGTCGCGTTCGTCGAGGCCGTGCCCGGCACCACCCCGGACCCGGCCGCGCTGCGGGCCTGGTGTGCCCAGGCCCTCGCGACGTT